The proteins below are encoded in one region of Streptomyces roseirectus:
- the nrdR gene encoding transcriptional regulator NrdR: protein MHCPFCRHPDSRVVDSRTTDDGTSIRRRRQCPDCSRRFTTVETCSLMVIKRSGVTEPFSRTKVINGVRKACQGRPVTEDALAQLGQRVEEAVRATGSAELTTHDVGLAILGPLQELDLVAYLRFASVYRAFDSLEDFEAAIAELREETAPPRADDDVREGAAPGSLEEDGGTGAAHVPQPARTAD, encoded by the coding sequence ATGCACTGCCCCTTCTGCAGGCACCCCGACAGCCGTGTGGTCGACAGCCGTACGACCGACGACGGCACGTCGATCCGCAGACGCCGTCAGTGCCCTGACTGCTCCCGTCGTTTCACGACGGTGGAGACCTGCTCACTGATGGTGATCAAGCGCTCCGGAGTCACCGAACCCTTCAGCCGCACCAAGGTCATCAACGGCGTGCGCAAGGCGTGCCAGGGACGGCCTGTCACCGAGGACGCCCTCGCCCAGCTCGGCCAGCGGGTCGAGGAGGCGGTACGGGCCACCGGAAGCGCCGAGCTGACCACCCATGACGTGGGCCTGGCCATACTCGGCCCGCTGCAGGAGCTGGACCTCGTCGCCTACCTGCGATTCGCCTCGGTCTACCGGGCGTTCGACTCGCTGGAGGACTTCGAGGCCGCGATCGCGGAACTCAGGGAAGAGACGGCGCCCCCGCGCGCGGACGACGACGTCCGCGAGGGAGCCGCCCCAGGGAGCCTGGAGGAAGACGGCGGGACCGGGGCCGCGCACGTGCCCCAACCCGCGCGTACCGCCGACTGA
- the lexA gene encoding transcriptional repressor LexA → MTTTADSATISAQGRLDPVHAMNEATSPEGHKRSLPGRPPGIRADSSGLTDRQRRVIEVIRDSVQRRGYPPSMREIGQAVGLSSTSSVAHQLMALERKGFLRRDPHRPRAYEVRGSDQSVAVQPTDTAGKPAASYVPLVGRIAAGGPILAEESVEDVFPLPRQLVGDGELFVLKVVGDSMIEAAICDGDWVTVRRQPVAENGDIVAAMLDGEATVKRFKREDGHVWLLPHNAAYEPIPGDDATILGKVVAVLRRV, encoded by the coding sequence GTGACCACCACCGCAGACAGTGCCACCATCAGCGCCCAGGGCCGGCTCGACCCGGTGCACGCGATGAACGAAGCCACCAGTCCCGAGGGGCACAAGCGCTCCCTGCCGGGCCGACCTCCGGGCATCCGGGCGGACAGCTCGGGCCTGACCGACCGGCAACGCCGGGTGATCGAGGTCATCAGGGACTCCGTGCAACGGCGCGGATATCCACCGTCCATGCGCGAGATCGGCCAGGCGGTCGGCCTGTCGAGCACGTCCTCGGTGGCGCACCAGCTGATGGCGCTGGAGCGCAAGGGCTTCCTGCGCCGCGACCCGCACCGCCCGCGCGCGTACGAGGTGCGCGGCTCCGACCAGTCGGTCGCCGTGCAGCCGACGGACACCGCGGGCAAGCCCGCCGCGTCGTACGTCCCGCTGGTCGGCCGGATCGCCGCCGGCGGCCCGATCCTCGCGGAGGAGTCCGTCGAGGACGTCTTCCCGCTGCCCCGCCAGCTCGTGGGCGACGGTGAGCTGTTCGTGCTGAAGGTCGTCGGCGACTCGATGATCGAGGCCGCGATCTGTGACGGCGACTGGGTCACCGTCCGCCGTCAGCCCGTCGCCGAGAACGGTGACATCGTCGCCGCGATGCTCGACGGCGAGGCGACCGTCAAGCGCTTCAAGCGCGAGGACGGCCATGTGTGGCTGCTTCCGCACAACGCCGCGTACGAGCCGATCCCCGGTGACGACGCGACGATCCTCGGCAAGGTGGTGGCCGTACTGCGCCGCGTCTGA
- a CDS encoding ATP-dependent DNA helicase, with protein MTKPSLPELLHAAVAAVGGTERPGQVSMAEAVAEAIDDGSHLLVQAGTGTGKSLGYLVPALAHGERVVVATATLALQRQLVERDLPRTVDALHPLLRRRPEFAMLKGRSNYLCLHRLHEGVPQDEEEGLFDQFEAAAPSSKLGQDLLRLRDWSDETESGDRDDLTPGVSDRAWAQVSVSSRECLGASKCAYGAECFAETARERAKLAEVVVTNHALLAIDAIEGAPVLPQHEVLIVDEAHELVSRVTGVATGELTPGQVNRAVRRAAKLVDEKVADQLQTAAEGFERLMELALPGRLEEIPEDLNYALMALRDAGRAVVSALGTTRDKSVQDEDAVRKQALASVETVHGVAERIVAASEYDVVWYERHDRFGASLRVAPMSVSGLLREKLFADRSVVLASATLKLGGDFNGVGASLGLAPEGVEGEDLPQWKGVDVGSPFDYPKQGILYVAKHLARPARDGDRADMLDELTELIQAAGGRTLGLFSSMRGAQLAAEELRARIPEFPILLQGEETLGELIKNFAADPKTCLFGTLSLWQGVDVPGPSCQLVVMDKIPFPRPDDPLMSARQKKVEESGGNGFMSVAATHAALLMAQGAGRLVRATGDRGVVAVLDQRLATARYGSYLKASMPDFWYTTDRNQVRRSLAAIDATAKQAGA; from the coding sequence ATGACGAAGCCCTCTCTCCCCGAACTCCTGCATGCCGCCGTCGCCGCCGTCGGCGGCACGGAGCGCCCAGGTCAGGTGTCCATGGCCGAAGCCGTCGCGGAGGCGATCGACGACGGCTCCCATCTGCTGGTACAGGCCGGCACCGGCACCGGAAAGTCGCTGGGGTACCTCGTGCCCGCGCTCGCGCACGGAGAGCGGGTGGTGGTCGCGACCGCCACCCTCGCCCTCCAGCGCCAGCTCGTGGAACGCGACCTCCCGCGCACGGTGGACGCGCTGCACCCCCTCCTGCGCCGCCGCCCGGAGTTCGCGATGCTCAAGGGCAGATCGAACTACCTGTGCCTGCACCGGCTGCACGAGGGCGTGCCGCAGGACGAGGAGGAGGGCCTGTTCGACCAGTTCGAGGCGGCGGCCCCGAGCAGCAAGCTGGGCCAGGACCTGCTGCGCCTGCGCGACTGGTCGGACGAGACGGAGTCCGGTGACCGCGACGACCTCACGCCGGGCGTCTCCGACCGCGCGTGGGCGCAGGTGTCGGTCTCCTCGCGCGAGTGCCTGGGAGCCTCGAAGTGCGCGTACGGCGCGGAGTGCTTCGCCGAGACGGCCCGCGAGCGCGCCAAGCTCGCCGAGGTCGTCGTCACCAACCACGCGCTGCTCGCGATCGACGCCATCGAGGGCGCCCCGGTCCTCCCGCAGCACGAGGTCCTGATCGTCGACGAGGCGCACGAACTGGTCTCCCGCGTCACCGGCGTCGCCACCGGCGAGCTGACCCCGGGGCAGGTCAACCGGGCGGTGCGACGTGCCGCGAAACTGGTCGACGAGAAGGTCGCCGACCAGCTCCAGACGGCGGCCGAGGGCTTCGAACGGCTGATGGAACTGGCCCTGCCGGGACGGCTCGAAGAGATCCCGGAAGACCTCAACTACGCGCTGATGGCCCTACGTGACGCCGGCCGTGCGGTCGTCTCCGCGCTCGGCACGACCCGCGACAAGTCCGTCCAGGACGAGGACGCGGTCCGCAAACAGGCGCTCGCGTCCGTGGAGACGGTCCACGGTGTGGCGGAGCGGATCGTGGCGGCCTCCGAGTACGACGTCGTCTGGTACGAGCGCCACGACCGCTTCGGCGCGTCACTGCGCGTCGCCCCGATGTCCGTGTCGGGCCTCCTGAGGGAGAAGCTGTTCGCGGACCGCTCGGTCGTCCTGGCCTCCGCCACGCTCAAGCTGGGCGGCGACTTCAACGGCGTGGGCGCGTCCCTCGGGCTCGCCCCGGAGGGGGTCGAGGGCGAGGACCTGCCGCAGTGGAAGGGCGTCGACGTCGGCTCGCCGTTCGACTACCCCAAGCAGGGCATCCTGTACGTCGCCAAGCACCTGGCGCGCCCCGCGCGCGACGGTGACCGCGCGGACATGCTGGACGAGCTGACCGAGCTGATCCAGGCGGCGGGCGGCCGCACCCTCGGGCTGTTCTCCTCGATGCGCGGCGCGCAGCTCGCCGCCGAGGAGCTGCGCGCGCGCATCCCCGAGTTCCCGATCCTCCTCCAGGGCGAGGAGACGCTGGGCGAGTTGATCAAGAACTTCGCGGCGGACCCGAAGACGTGCCTCTTCGGCACGCTGTCGCTCTGGCAGGGCGTGGACGTGCCGGGACCGAGCTGTCAGCTCGTCGTCATGGACAAGATCCCGTTCCCCCGTCCGGACGACCCGCTGATGAGCGCCCGGCAGAAGAAGGTCGAGGAGTCCGGGGGCAACGGCTTCATGTCCGTGGCCGCCACCCACGCCGCGCTCCTCATGGCCCAGGGCGCCGGCCGTCTCGTCCGCGCCACGGGCGACCGGGGCGTCGTCGCCGTCCTGGACCAGCGCCTCGCCACCGCGCGCTACGGGAGCTACCTGAAGGCGTCCATGCCCGACTTCTGGTACACGACGGACCGCAACCAGGTCCGCAGGTCGCTCGCGGCGATCGACGCGACGGCGAAGCAGGCGGGGGCGTGA